Proteins from one Candidatus Neomarinimicrobiota bacterium genomic window:
- a CDS encoding carbohydrate ABC transporter permease has protein sequence MMERLKSVMLHILIYGLALMTIAPFLWMVLTSVKDLGEIFSYPPTWWPEEFHFENYKNAFEAAPFGRFYFNSLFVAITVTVGQLITCSMAAYAFARLKFWGRDVLFYLFLATMMIPYQVTMIPSFLVLHWLGWIDSYPALIVPGLASAFGTFLLRQFFMTIPKDLEDAAYLDGCSRFGVLWRIIIPLAKPALATLAIFTFMGVFNDFIWALIVLNSEEMYTVQLGLAIFRDRYTTQWDLLMAGSVTATLPILIAFFFGQKYFIKGIALSGLKE, from the coding sequence ATGATGGAGCGCTTGAAGTCTGTCATGCTCCACATACTGATCTATGGGTTGGCATTGATGACTATCGCGCCGTTTCTCTGGATGGTGCTAACGTCCGTCAAGGATCTGGGAGAAATTTTTTCCTATCCACCCACCTGGTGGCCGGAAGAATTTCACTTCGAGAACTATAAGAATGCCTTCGAAGCCGCACCGTTCGGTCGGTTCTATTTTAACAGTCTTTTCGTTGCGATCACGGTGACCGTAGGTCAGCTCATAACCTGTTCAATGGCGGCGTATGCATTTGCGCGACTTAAATTCTGGGGGCGTGACGTTCTGTTTTATCTGTTCCTCGCAACTATGATGATTCCGTACCAGGTCACCATGATACCAAGCTTTCTGGTACTGCACTGGCTTGGATGGATCGATTCGTATCCGGCTTTGATAGTCCCCGGATTGGCCTCCGCGTTCGGAACGTTCCTGCTCCGGCAATTTTTTATGACCATTCCCAAGGATTTGGAAGATGCCGCTTACCTGGATGGTTGCAGCCGATTCGGGGTGTTATGGCGCATAATTATTCCCCTGGCAAAACCGGCGTTGGCAACGTTGGCGATATTCACTTTTATGGGTGTCTTCAACGATTTTATTTGGGCGTTAATTGTGTTGAATTCTGAAGAGATGTATACGGTGCAGCTTGGACTGGCCATCTTCCGGGATCGCTATACGACCCAGTGGGACCTGCTAATGGCTGGTTCGGTTACGGCGACTTTGCCCATTCTCATCGCTTTTTTCTTTGGGCAGAAATACTTCATTAAGGGGATAGCACTTTCGGGATTAAAAGAATAG
- a CDS encoding T9SS type A sorting domain-containing protein — MRHFSRLTIGAVVLLVAGLAFGQYGTGVTVDVSQVDPAALTLDGNADESVWADATTLTLGEGNFTNWGGGWNDGYGENIDIGYSAKMLFAPETLYVYVEFQDYQELYWGGEGNPWGGEQIFFGVDGTHELDTLTNEEYHGWPGNAPDKGPTVYKINKDGITLNWGYDGVAPTDSGWTRGTVAVDDANFSWTVEMAIYVPQIEAGGQIGFNLGGATAHPDSAYMYDTDYGAAEYAYFAYHQEGDPGSINIDASTFSTLQFAGGSDSYGTGVEVGITEVASGDLTLDGTADEGAWSDATTLTLGEGNFTNWSGGWNDDYGENIDIGFNTKLLFATDTLYVFADFQDYQELYWGGEGNPWGGEQIFIGVDGTHAGDDQTNSEYHGWPGNAPDLGPTVYKINKDGITLNWGYDGISPVDSGWVRGTVSVDDANFYWAVEMAIYLPQVESGNQVGFNVGGATAHPDSAYMYDPDYGAAEYAYFAYHQEGDPGNINIDGSSFSTLNLGFGVAIDPVSEYMPTAFQLKQNYPNPFNPSTTIGYSLIEKGHVNLTIYNALGQQVSTLVRATQSPGEYSVDWNAGNLSSGLYFYILEVDGKTVATRKALLMK; from the coding sequence ATGCGACATTTTTCACGATTAACAATCGGTGCAGTGGTTTTGCTTGTGGCCGGACTTGCTTTCGGGCAGTACGGGACTGGCGTGACGGTTGACGTCTCACAAGTAGATCCTGCCGCACTTACATTGGACGGAAATGCCGATGAGAGTGTGTGGGCTGACGCCACAACATTAACGCTGGGCGAAGGCAATTTCACCAACTGGGGAGGCGGCTGGAACGACGGCTATGGCGAAAATATTGATATTGGATACTCGGCCAAAATGCTCTTTGCGCCCGAAACCCTGTATGTCTATGTGGAATTTCAGGACTATCAGGAACTTTACTGGGGGGGCGAAGGCAATCCATGGGGTGGTGAACAGATCTTTTTCGGAGTTGACGGAACCCATGAGTTGGATACACTGACCAACGAAGAATATCACGGTTGGCCGGGTAATGCACCGGACAAAGGTCCGACTGTCTATAAGATCAATAAGGATGGCATTACTCTAAATTGGGGATATGACGGCGTTGCTCCTACAGATTCAGGATGGACTCGCGGAACGGTAGCAGTAGATGATGCGAATTTTTCCTGGACCGTCGAAATGGCAATTTACGTCCCACAGATCGAAGCAGGGGGGCAAATTGGTTTTAACCTTGGCGGGGCAACAGCACATCCGGACTCCGCGTATATGTACGATACCGATTACGGCGCGGCTGAATACGCCTATTTCGCGTATCATCAGGAAGGCGATCCCGGAAGCATCAACATTGATGCGTCGACATTTAGCACTCTGCAATTTGCCGGTGGTAGCGACTCCTACGGTACCGGAGTAGAGGTCGGTATTACGGAAGTTGCTTCAGGGGACCTCACCCTTGATGGTACCGCCGATGAAGGTGCATGGAGTGATGCGACTACTTTAACACTGGGCGAAGGAAACTTTACCAACTGGAGCGGTGGATGGAACGATGATTACGGTGAGAACATCGACATCGGTTTTAACACCAAGCTCCTGTTTGCCACTGACACGCTTTATGTGTTCGCTGATTTCCAGGATTACCAGGAACTCTACTGGGGCGGCGAAGGCAACCCGTGGGGTGGTGAGCAGATTTTTATTGGTGTGGATGGTACCCACGCTGGTGACGATCAAACCAATTCAGAATACCACGGTTGGCCAGGCAATGCCCCGGATTTAGGTCCGACTGTCTATAAGATCAATAAGGATGGCATTACACTAAATTGGGGTTATGATGGTATTTCTCCGGTAGATTCTGGCTGGGTCCGAGGTACGGTCTCTGTTGATGACGCCAATTTTTATTGGGCTGTTGAAATGGCCATCTACTTACCTCAGGTTGAATCCGGGAATCAGGTCGGCTTTAATGTTGGCGGTGCTACGGCACATCCGGACTCTGCATACATGTACGATCCGGATTACGGTGCGGCGGAATATGCCTATTTTGCCTACCACCAGGAAGGTGATCCGGGGAATATTAATATCGATGGTTCCTCCTTTAGTACGCTGAACCTTGGGTTTGGTGTTGCCATTGATCCGGTTTCAGAATATATGCCAACAGCATTTCAACTGAAGCAGAACTATCCGAATCCGTTTAATCCGAGTACGACAATCGGATATTCACTCATTGAAAAGGGACACGTCAACCTAACCATCTACAACGCGTTAGGCCAGCAAGTCTCAACATTGGTTCGTGCGACCCAGTCGCCAGGCGAGTATTCAGTCGACTGGAACGCAGGAAACCTGTCGAGTGGATTGTACTTCTACATACTGGAAGTTGACGGAAAGACGGTTGCAACGAGAAAAGCGCTGTTGATGAAGTAG
- a CDS encoding zinc-binding dehydrogenase — MKAAILQEPGKFEIETRDIPTPGHFQALIKTGVCGVCTSELDMWTGDAKGLEYPRFIGHEVAGTVVEVGDGVTDITPGDRVAVFAEGRGYAEYITEDIDRLYVLQDDTPFDIALGEPIACSVNGVTKLDPQFNDNIAIVGTGFMGLIMIQLFKIRGAGKIIAIDTRDSMLTLAKNCGATHMLNPTDQDVVSEVKNLTDGVGVDIGIEAAGKQVTLDTAAQLVRMEGKLEIFGFHQGDPRNINLAHWNWMAFQIVNGHSRSSHIYMDGMNTGLQLLEAGKLEMDDLVTHRLPLTEINNAFRMATKKADDFVKSVIVFE, encoded by the coding sequence ATGAAAGCGGCAATTTTACAGGAGCCGGGTAAATTTGAGATTGAAACAAGAGACATCCCCACGCCTGGTCACTTCCAGGCGCTGATCAAGACGGGCGTTTGTGGCGTCTGTACTTCGGAACTGGATATGTGGACTGGTGATGCAAAAGGGCTGGAATATCCACGATTTATCGGGCATGAAGTGGCTGGAACCGTAGTCGAGGTCGGAGACGGGGTAACGGATATCACACCCGGCGATCGGGTTGCGGTATTTGCTGAAGGGCGCGGTTACGCAGAATATATCACTGAGGATATCGATCGTCTGTATGTATTACAGGATGACACGCCTTTTGATATAGCATTAGGAGAGCCGATAGCCTGTTCCGTGAATGGTGTCACAAAATTGGATCCACAGTTTAATGATAACATCGCCATTGTTGGAACCGGCTTTATGGGATTGATTATGATTCAATTGTTCAAAATCCGGGGCGCCGGTAAAATTATCGCGATTGATACCCGTGATAGTATGTTAACGCTCGCCAAAAATTGTGGGGCAACGCATATGTTGAATCCCACCGATCAGGATGTGGTGTCCGAAGTCAAAAACCTGACTGATGGTGTGGGGGTTGATATTGGGATTGAGGCAGCGGGAAAGCAGGTGACACTGGATACGGCAGCCCAGTTAGTGCGCATGGAGGGGAAACTGGAGATTTTTGGCTTCCATCAGGGAGATCCGAGAAATATTAATCTTGCACATTGGAATTGGATGGCTTTTCAGATCGTAAACGGGCATTCCAGGAGTTCACACATATACATGGATGGAATGAATACGGGGTTACAGCTATTAGAAGCCGGAAAGCTGGAGATGGATGATCTTGTAACGCATCGTCTCCCGCTTACTGAGATAAACAACGCATTTCGAATGGCAACCAAAAAGGCCGACGATTTTGTCAAAAGCGTCATTGTATTCGAATAA
- a CDS encoding TonB-dependent receptor — MALVLLPGLLFPQGRGKIAGTVTDAQTGDPLPGVNVVLTGTSMGAATDEQGDYFIANVPTGEYSLTITMIGYKRTTVKGVKVSMNLTTRIDVSLQQQALESNEVVVVAERPLVEKDKTSTVRIMGSEEIADRPTTNFQQILTSLPSINEENGEMKIRGGTLDEVAFMVDGARVRNPINHDPYTNINLSSIEEVEVITGSFNAEYGEALSGVVNVVTKEGGKDYSFFMDTRYTPPGKKHWGTSLYDRSTTLYWENTHARHQDWWIENTDQWVDNNGYYGYDPRNEWTPEEAYQNYLNTHQPLNNYTETPGYQTEISLGGPVPFSEDLSFFATGKYESEAPLFGNSYRSQGLFYDGNLKLTYKITPQMKINLSSFYGQEKTSWGVGGGPDYFYALNYGVSSRYAYFDFPGLPHSSTFGTTAKFSHTLSSQTLYDIKVSRVQANRSVTVFPEDSIGWQASDATRDNLRAVDSSGAPIPGGYKNRIGYHTTGYFYRYDDENQEWNVSGDLSSQVNKFWQIKTGFDYTYYILDHYNEAKYPTRYDDRIYRPYQGAGYFQNKLEFGGFIMNIGMRLDFYNPNDTVYTNPFDPLNAETKPTETFWQLSPRLGVSHPINEQTVLHFSYGHFFQRANFGDYGEGNSASGAQGSLTTFVVEGSDVPWVLGNRQLEPRKTVAFEVGLERNFFDMFLARSTLYYKDIRNTVRVTTIETPDGVYSTNGNGNYADVRGVELSLRKTPRPTPYGNLWGYLNFTTQRGIDGRSGDPVVRRYDGTVRYAPSGDYIVYNNPRLKAGIYYRTPRQMPFLSSILGEITFSLDYLSVFPNEHLRSDYFLFEGEKYLRPPDQNADLRMKKRFQIGSNNNIALSPYIEVRNVFNNKWIYLGAFESASRADQKKFVESDFEYLPDYKANGEPILDIGKYRNLPREILFGITVQL; from the coding sequence ATGGCGCTCGTCCTGTTACCGGGTCTCCTGTTTCCCCAGGGAAGAGGGAAAATCGCAGGCACGGTAACTGATGCGCAAACCGGCGATCCGCTTCCGGGCGTGAATGTAGTCCTTACCGGAACCTCAATGGGGGCAGCTACTGATGAACAGGGAGATTATTTTATTGCAAATGTTCCGACCGGTGAATATTCCCTGACGATTACGATGATCGGATATAAAAGGACGACAGTGAAGGGTGTCAAAGTTTCGATGAATCTGACCACACGAATTGATGTCTCCTTGCAGCAGCAGGCACTTGAATCCAATGAGGTTGTGGTGGTGGCCGAACGACCATTGGTCGAAAAAGATAAAACTTCCACCGTCCGCATAATGGGGAGCGAAGAGATCGCTGACAGGCCGACAACGAATTTCCAGCAAATCCTGACTTCTCTGCCAAGTATTAACGAAGAAAACGGTGAAATGAAGATCCGTGGAGGGACTCTGGATGAGGTAGCATTTATGGTTGATGGTGCCCGGGTGCGGAACCCGATAAATCATGATCCCTACACCAATATCAACCTGAGTTCAATTGAAGAGGTGGAAGTCATCACTGGTTCCTTCAATGCTGAGTATGGTGAGGCACTTTCCGGTGTGGTAAATGTTGTGACAAAGGAGGGTGGAAAAGACTACAGCTTTTTTATGGATACGCGGTATACACCTCCTGGGAAAAAACACTGGGGGACGTCTCTGTATGATCGCAGTACTACATTATACTGGGAAAATACCCACGCCAGACATCAGGATTGGTGGATTGAAAATACTGATCAGTGGGTGGATAACAACGGTTATTACGGATATGATCCGCGGAATGAATGGACGCCCGAGGAAGCATACCAAAACTACTTAAATACTCACCAACCCCTGAACAATTATACAGAAACACCAGGTTACCAAACGGAGATTAGCCTTGGTGGACCGGTGCCATTTTCCGAAGACTTATCATTCTTTGCAACAGGTAAATACGAATCCGAAGCACCCCTCTTTGGAAATTCATACAGGAGTCAGGGCCTTTTTTATGATGGCAACCTTAAGTTGACATACAAGATCACTCCTCAAATGAAGATTAACTTATCGAGCTTTTACGGACAGGAAAAAACCTCCTGGGGAGTAGGGGGTGGCCCAGATTATTTCTATGCCCTGAATTATGGCGTTAGTTCGCGCTATGCATATTTTGATTTTCCTGGTCTCCCTCATTCTAGCACCTTTGGAACCACGGCAAAGTTTTCTCATACACTGAGTTCCCAGACCCTGTACGATATCAAAGTAAGCAGAGTACAGGCCAATCGCTCAGTGACCGTTTTTCCGGAAGATTCCATTGGATGGCAGGCTTCAGACGCCACAAGAGATAATCTCCGGGCCGTCGACTCTTCAGGGGCCCCTATTCCTGGTGGCTATAAAAATCGGATTGGATATCATACAACCGGATATTTCTACCGGTATGATGATGAGAACCAGGAGTGGAATGTTTCCGGCGACCTCAGTAGTCAGGTCAATAAATTCTGGCAAATCAAAACAGGATTCGATTACACGTACTACATTCTGGACCACTATAACGAAGCAAAATATCCGACCCGGTACGATGACAGAATTTACCGGCCGTATCAGGGCGCAGGCTATTTCCAGAATAAGCTGGAGTTTGGCGGGTTTATAATGAACATCGGGATGCGTCTGGATTTCTACAACCCCAACGATACCGTATATACTAATCCGTTTGACCCCTTAAACGCTGAAACCAAACCAACGGAAACCTTTTGGCAACTGAGCCCGAGACTGGGGGTATCCCATCCCATCAACGAACAGACTGTTCTCCATTTCTCCTATGGTCATTTCTTTCAACGGGCCAATTTTGGTGATTACGGCGAAGGGAATAGCGCCAGTGGAGCGCAGGGCAGCCTGACAACATTCGTTGTCGAGGGCTCAGACGTTCCCTGGGTGCTCGGGAACAGACAACTCGAACCGAGAAAAACGGTCGCCTTTGAAGTGGGGCTTGAGCGTAACTTCTTCGACATGTTTCTGGCACGGTCCACTCTTTATTACAAGGACATCAGAAATACCGTACGGGTTACCACCATCGAAACACCTGATGGTGTCTACTCAACTAATGGCAATGGGAATTATGCCGATGTACGTGGTGTTGAATTATCCCTGAGAAAAACGCCGCGGCCTACGCCCTACGGTAATCTCTGGGGATATTTGAACTTTACCACGCAGCGTGGGATTGATGGGCGCAGCGGCGATCCGGTTGTGCGGAGATACGATGGAACCGTTCGATATGCTCCCAGCGGTGACTATATTGTCTATAATAACCCCCGCCTAAAAGCAGGCATTTATTACCGGACACCGCGCCAAATGCCGTTTTTAAGTTCAATCCTGGGTGAAATTACCTTTTCCCTGGATTATCTGTCCGTCTTTCCTAACGAACACCTTCGGTCCGATTATTTTCTGTTTGAGGGTGAAAAATATCTACGCCCACCGGATCAAAATGCTGACTTACGGATGAAGAAGAGGTTCCAGATTGGGTCAAACAACAATATTGCGTTGAGTCCTTATATAGAAGTACGGAATGTGTTTAACAATAAATGGATTTACCTCGGAGCATTTGAAAGCGCTTCCCGGGCAGATCAGAAAAAATTTGTTGAGAGTGATTTCGAGTATCTGCCTGATTACAAAGCCAATGGTGAACCAATCCTGGATATAGGGAAGTACAGAAATCTACCGAGGGAAATACTCTTCGGGATAACCGTGCAATTATAA
- a CDS encoding PorV/PorQ family protein: MNNWKNGTRLGLFVLFLSFTVSVLGQDFNKGGRTAYQFTKIGVGARQVAIGEATTALVKDVNGVFWNPAAITGVEGLSVSVSYANWLADLNYSAAVVGYTWDGIGTFALSATTLDYGELDEAMVTGQGGTSDARTGNTFTGGDMMIGLTYSKRFTDKLSIGLTGKYLQETLYKYTDNLYAFDIGTYYETGVKGITIGMSAQNFATESAQFLSEDLSDRGDQGYDIPLVFKVGTSVQLVGASNGFVSLGNSNSLALSFDAQNTNDYGERYNLGTEYWFSDFVALRAGYRFNYADGNLTFGFGINTEFAGKGVKIDYAFMNYKYLNAPHRFTVSFTL; the protein is encoded by the coding sequence ATGAATAACTGGAAAAACGGAACACGTCTTGGGCTCTTTGTTTTATTCCTCTCGTTTACGGTTTCTGTATTGGGCCAGGATTTTAATAAAGGTGGACGAACAGCATACCAGTTTACGAAAATTGGGGTTGGGGCAAGGCAGGTGGCCATTGGTGAGGCCACAACAGCCCTTGTTAAAGATGTGAACGGTGTCTTCTGGAATCCGGCAGCCATTACCGGGGTTGAAGGGCTCTCGGTGTCAGTTTCCTACGCAAACTGGCTGGCAGATTTGAACTATTCAGCCGCTGTTGTTGGATATACCTGGGATGGAATTGGCACATTTGCCCTAAGCGCAACAACCCTGGATTATGGGGAACTTGATGAAGCAATGGTCACCGGACAGGGCGGTACAAGTGACGCCAGAACGGGCAATACTTTTACAGGTGGTGATATGATGATCGGCCTGACTTATTCGAAGCGATTCACCGATAAATTGTCGATTGGATTAACGGGTAAATATCTACAGGAGACACTGTACAAATATACAGACAACCTATATGCGTTCGACATCGGAACATATTACGAGACCGGAGTCAAAGGTATTACCATCGGTATGAGTGCGCAAAATTTCGCGACGGAATCCGCTCAGTTTCTCAGTGAGGATTTGAGTGACCGAGGAGATCAGGGATATGATATCCCACTGGTCTTCAAAGTCGGTACATCTGTACAGCTTGTCGGAGCATCCAATGGATTTGTCTCGCTGGGAAATAGCAATAGCCTTGCATTGAGTTTTGATGCGCAGAACACCAACGATTACGGTGAACGCTATAATTTGGGAACCGAATATTGGTTCAGTGATTTTGTTGCACTGCGGGCCGGATATCGTTTTAACTATGCTGACGGAAATCTCACATTCGGGTTCGGAATTAATACCGAATTCGCCGGGAAGGGTGTCAAAATTGACTACGCTTTTATGAATTACAAATACCTGAATGCACCACATCGCTTTACTGTATCATTTACACTATAA
- the rbsK gene encoding ribokinase has protein sequence MAKQGVLIVGSANMDMVVRTGHFPKPGETVLGSSFDMFPGGKGANQAVCVAKLGGPSYFLGKMGDDMFAQRLQKTMESDGVDLNGLLNAKDVSTGVASITIDGDGENEIVVVPGSNSELTPENIQEHSGLFERVNVLLAQLEIPMGTVEEAFRVAKKSGLTTVLNPAPAQQLPTSLFPDIDILTPNETELEYLSGNEITGIDDAINAARSVLAKGVNQIIVTVGENGAVLVEADRTRHIPGIKVEVVDSTAAGDAFNGALAFGLSREMSLDKSVDFANRVASQSVTRMGAQTSMPTLAEVEYRGLDFVNN, from the coding sequence GTGGCAAAGCAGGGTGTACTTATTGTCGGCAGCGCGAATATGGACATGGTGGTGCGGACCGGCCATTTTCCAAAGCCCGGGGAGACTGTCCTGGGCTCAAGTTTCGATATGTTCCCGGGAGGGAAAGGTGCGAATCAGGCAGTTTGTGTGGCGAAACTCGGTGGGCCGTCCTATTTCCTGGGCAAAATGGGAGATGATATGTTTGCACAGCGTCTGCAGAAGACGATGGAGAGCGACGGCGTCGATTTGAACGGTCTGTTGAATGCCAAAGATGTGTCCACAGGCGTTGCTTCTATAACCATAGATGGTGACGGTGAAAACGAGATAGTGGTGGTACCGGGCAGTAATTCTGAGTTAACGCCGGAGAACATTCAGGAACATTCGGGCTTGTTTGAGCGCGTCAATGTATTACTGGCTCAGCTCGAAATCCCGATGGGGACTGTTGAAGAAGCATTCAGGGTAGCAAAGAAGTCCGGACTTACGACAGTACTCAATCCGGCGCCGGCACAACAGCTGCCGACATCGCTCTTTCCGGATATAGATATATTGACGCCGAACGAAACCGAACTGGAATACCTGAGCGGAAATGAGATTACCGGAATCGACGATGCCATCAATGCTGCGAGATCTGTGCTGGCGAAAGGGGTGAACCAGATCATAGTGACAGTTGGGGAAAATGGCGCGGTCCTCGTGGAGGCTGATCGCACTCGTCATATTCCAGGCATAAAAGTAGAGGTGGTGGATTCCACCGCTGCTGGTGATGCCTTTAATGGGGCGCTGGCATTCGGACTCTCCAGGGAAATGTCTTTGGATAAATCTGTAGATTTTGCAAACCGGGTGGCGTCGCAATCCGTAACTCGTATGGGCGCACAAACTTCTATGCCAACACTGGCGGAAGTCGAATATAGAGGACTGGATTTCGTTAACAACTGA
- the rbsD gene encoding D-ribose pyranase — translation MKKIGTLNSQLSRIIASMGHKDKLVICDSGLPIPRDAEIVDLALRKNLPGFIETLEVILEELQVEGAIVAQEMKTISNGLMTSVQDLMPGVDFEEVPHERFKQLTRDATQNGNIAFVRTGEATPYANIVLISGVTFP, via the coding sequence ATGAAAAAAATCGGAACGCTGAATTCTCAATTATCGCGTATTATCGCGTCCATGGGACACAAAGATAAGTTGGTTATCTGTGACAGCGGATTGCCAATTCCAAGGGATGCAGAAATCGTCGATCTGGCACTTCGGAAAAATTTGCCCGGATTTATTGAAACGTTAGAGGTCATTCTCGAAGAATTACAGGTCGAGGGTGCCATCGTCGCCCAGGAAATGAAAACCATCTCCAATGGGTTAATGACATCTGTGCAGGACCTGATGCCGGGTGTCGATTTCGAAGAAGTTCCGCATGAGCGGTTTAAACAGCTCACCCGGGATGCAACGCAAAATGGAAATATCGCCTTTGTGCGGACCGGGGAGGCTACCCCGTACGCAAATATTGTGTTGATTTCCGGGGTAACATTTCCCTGA